Genomic window (Psilocybe cubensis strain MGC-MH-2018 chromosome 1, whole genome shotgun sequence):
CCCAGCCAACAGGTTGGTTAGATAGCCATCGACAATGTAGGTGTTTTCTAGGATCAGCTGTGTGATGGGCGTAGTATACTGCAAGGATGGGGGAATAATGTCAAGTTCAGTATCCGTTAACCGGAGCTTGTCGAGGCTCGGGAACCCGAATGCCAGAGATTCATCCCACTCCAGAGATGCGTGCATGCTCAGACGGTCGCGAATAGCGCTGCCGTCAATATGAAGCTCTTTGATTTCCTCTGCATTGCTAATCAACCTGAGAAATCGTTCCGCCTTGACCGCCAATTCTCCTCCAAGCCTAACTCGACGCAGACCTTCTAAACCGAGCAAATGTCTGAGTGATTTCAGTTCTGCCGGCAAAGGTCTACGCTGTGAATCTGTCACAAGAGGTTGGAGAGAAATACCCTCCACTAATGACGCGAGATAAGGGGTTTCGGACAAAGTATCTGCCAATAATATGGCTGCCCTGAAGGTATGTACTGTAGGACAGGGGTAGAGCCTCTTGCGGGCGTGATAAAGCCATGCTGAAGAGACTAGAGAGAGTGCGACAAAATCGCGTGGCCACCAGTCGTTATTGGCGTCGAGGATGAGAGGGACAAGGTCGTTGACGAACGGAGAACGTGCAAGCATGTTGGTTAGTGCTTAAAGGATGTGATGGGAGTGATGTCACAACATGCCGCATCAGGCCCTCGTGGACGCTCTAATAAGCTCTCTCCAATATACCAACTCGACGCGAGGCATGTCCTCCAATACCCCCCTGTACGCTATCCCAATCAGCAAGCGCCCTCCAAATACATGGCTTAGGTTCTTCCAAGCTTTCCTGTTCACCATTCTCTTCAATTCAGCATGCATTATGATCAATGGCTCTCAATTCGTGTTCCTGCTGCCGTTCCGCATTCTACCTTTTAGATGGTCACGAAAGCTGTACTATGCTGGTATACGCTATACAAAGGGTGCATTTGGAAGTCTACAGAGTTCGTTCCTTTTCTAGCCATTCATTCTGCCTACACTGACTCGTTCCAACCCAGTTCTCATGTGCCAGTGGTTTGCTCCGACAAAGCTGCTCATAACATTCGAAACTCAGGGCATGGGCGCGTTCACTCAGGAAGAGATAGACAAGTACATTTTAAAGGATAAGGAGGGCAATGCAGTTGGGCTAGATTTGCCAACCAAGTTCGTACTCATAGCCAATCATCAGGTCAGCATGAGCTATCGCCTTGCCGAGTTGCCCACTTATCCTCCTGCAGGTCTATGCAGACTGGTGGTATGCCTGGTGTCTGACATACTTCATGAGCCCTCAAGGAATTCACCGCTATGTATACATAACCCTCAAGAAGAGCCTTCGTTGGGTGCCCATTGTCGGATGGGTAAGCTTCTGCAATTGGTCCCATGAACCCGATTCCACGTGTTTTATAGGGCATGCAATTCTTCAAATTCATATTCCTTGCCCGATCATGGGCTTCTGACCGACAACAACTGGCAAGAGATCTTGCAACTTTGGGAAGAGAggcagagagagaaggaaagcCATTGTGTTTCATGCTTTACCCTGAAGGCACTCTGGTCAGCAAGGATACCCGACCGAAGAGTAAAAAGTACGCAGAGAAGATGGGCATAGTAAGTCATGTCTCCAATCTAACATTGAATCACCCTCCGGTTGACGTCGAAAAACAGACAGACATGAAGCACATCCTGTTGCCAAGGTCTACGGGTTTGCACTATAGCTTACGTTCGCTTGCCCCGAGAATACCAGATCTCCGACTTTTTGACCTGACAGTGGCCTATCCTGGTGAGTTGGTACCTTACGAAACTTTTTCGGAACTCATTTCTTGCACTATAGGAATTCCTCCTCTGGGTTATGGACAGGATTATTACACTTTGAGGTCTCTCTTTTTCGACGGCGTGGCACCCCCGGCTGTCCATATACACATCAGGATGTTCGACGTCACAAAGGGAGTTCCAATTGGAAACCTATCAGGAACAACTAGTGCAGCAACACCAGACCCAAAGTCCAAGCGCATAGTTGAGGTCGACATTCCCAGTGACGAGAAGGAAGTATTCGACATATGGCTCAGGAAGCTCTGGCAGGAGAAGGATGACGGGATGGACAAGTTCTTCGAGACAGGGTCGCTTGCCTCCAAAGGAGCACCAACGGTTGAAATTCCTTTAAGACTGCGGCGGAAAAGAGAGATTCTTGAtgctttctgtttcttctgGCCAGCGAGTGTTGCATACTTGTGGGGTAGATTACGAGGGTGAGACATGTAGCAATGTACATGTGTAGATTTGATGTACCAACATTTGCCTAACATAACCGTTATCTACCTTCTTGTGCAGCGACCCGCTTTTGTTCAATTTGGGAGACCATGAACAGACTGGTGTCGAGGAACCGTTGGACGCAATTGGAAAGACAGTTTTCCTCGCCTCTTGAGAAGCGGGTGGACGGCGTCCCGGTGACACATCTTGAGAAATGTAAGTTCCAGTATCAGGCGAAACGAGAGAGCACAAACTTGTCCCAGCAAGTCACTGTAAGCTGCTGGACTGTAGAGTTCAACCGGGCCTTTGTGAGGGTCAGCGTATGAGCAAAGTGTCAAGAGAGAGAAGCTCGCACAATTGCCTGTTGGGTTTCAAGAAAAGAAGCCAACTCTTTCTAAAGAACAGTGAGCACGGGAGCACGGGCATGGAAGTTGAGGAAACTCACTTGAGTCGCCTCGTCGAATTTTTCGGccatgatgatggtgacCAAGTTTGAAAGAATGATGACCGTGTTCCCACTCGGGCATGCTCACATAAGCATTTGATGGATGACCTCTTTTAGGCAAATTGAGCCCGGCACAAACGGGTGCTGTCGGACGAAATACCCAGACGTTCCTCTTCTATTTCAATCTAACAGTGTTCGTGTTCCACGATGCCTTCTTAGTAAAGTCGTGTTTGTCTATGCAACGTCTGCCggtctttcttttctcttttcagCCATTTGAGCTCGCTTATATCCATGCTATTGTCGATGGGCTCAAAGCCGGTGCAACCACGCTTTCCGCCCAAAAGCCTTGTCTACAGCATTTCTATGTGTATATTCACACTCTCTTTGATTGACTAGCTGACCCTGCGGCTCGAACTCACCGGACTGAAAATCCTCATTGACTAGGATATTTACACGTGAGTTCCATTCTTGGGCAGTCTTCGTTGACCGTTTGCTGATCTATATTAGTATATAGTCGAGAAACTTTGAAGGGTCCTTTTCTGTTGACTTTGCGCATCTGCCCGTGGGCCTgcctcgtgctcgtgctaTCTATCATGTATCTTTTTCCGACGGTACCCACGTCCCAGGAGGCCATGCCCTCTACCTTCGCCATGGATAGTATTCCAGCAACGTCCGTTCTGAATCTCTAGCGTTTGTCCTGCCCGATCTAACACATGAATTATCCAGGCGAGTCGGATACCTGAGCCGCAAAGCTCTACCGATCAAACGAAATGACGCCGAGCCTCTCACTCGCGAGGATGTTCAATATGATCTGCTTGAATATCTCTTTACCAACTCTGATGCTGTTTTCACTGATCCTCTTTCCCCAACCGGGCCCAAGATGACGTTCGGTACTCTTTACGCATCCACTGTTATCAACTCCAGCAAATGCTCCAAGGTTCTAAAAGACAAAATGATTGAAGCGCCTGCATTCAAACTCGAATTTGCGAAGATAGCTCTTCTAACCAACGTCGGGCGCATTAACACTACCATGGCTTGTGAGGAGTTCTCCTTATCTATTCATAACATGAACTAAATTATATGACATCACAGTCTTTCCGGAAATGAAGACGGCCCTAAGAACATACCATCCGGTACCTTCATTACAGAAGACTGACGGCAATGCACAAGATGCCCCACGTATCAAAAATTGTCTCAAGGCTGCTAACCTTCCCTCAGAAATAAGACCGGAAGATGTACCAGCCTCACCTGAGGATGTTCTCGACAAACTTGTGTGACCTATTTTTTATTAATCAACTAACTGTCGTGCTTATATGCCTTCCAAGAGATCTGGCCAAAGGCCTTCGACAAGTGTAGTCAACATGGTTTTCCTTCTTGCTAGTCATGCAGCAGTGAGATTTGCGTTACTGGGTTTCTTGTTTCTTGCTCTGATAGTCCATGCAGCCTCTTTCCAGTATCCATTTTGACGGAAATTTAAATTTTTTGgacctttttctttctagcAACCGCTTCGCTTCTGCAGACCGCGGAAGGGCTTTTTTGTGGCTGCTATATCACTATATAGAAGATTGCGAAGGCACTAACCCATTCGACGACTTACACTCAAAAGCCAATCCAGGGAAAATCCCTTCTCTTAGACAGCTCACGGCATCAGAGCAAAGACGAGAGAACGTAGATCTTCCCGAAGAAATCCAATGGGGTCTCAAGATGTCAAATCAACGGAatgtttttcttcaaaaGCTTGTCGCAGCTAATGAAGGGGAAAAGAAAGCTAGAGCAATCGCTCCTCACTTTGTCACAGGTGATTCATGTCATTTTTCAATCCTGCCCTCATATTtacattttttatttttatttttcagcATCTGGAAGCAATATTCCACGAACACCGCGCCAATTGCAAGACAACCCTAAAGATGAAGcggcttttcttttttacgtACCGAGTCAAGACAATCAGCCTCCTCAACGTCCTCAACAAATACCTATTTGTAAGTCTTGCCCTAATCTTATCCCATCATTTCTCTTCACAGTCATTCTTTCTAGACGCAGCTGGCCATCGCGTGACTCGCTCTACAA
Coding sequences:
- a CDS encoding putative acyltransferase (putative acyltransferase C428.14), which codes for MSSNTPLYAIPISKRPPNTWLRFFQAFLFTILFNSACIMINGSQFVFLLPFRILPFRWSRKLYYAGIRYTKGAFGSLQILMCQWFAPTKLLITFETQGMGAFTQEEIDKYILKDKEGNAVGLDLPTKFVLIANHQVYADWWYAWCLTYFMSPQGIHRYVYITLKKSLRWVPIVGWGMQFFKFIFLARSWASDRQQLARDLATLGREAEREGKPLCFMLYPEGTLVSKDTRPKSKKYAEKMGITDMKHILLPRSTGLHYSLRSLAPRIPDLRLFDLTVAYPGIPPLGYGQDYYTLRSLFFDGVAPPAVHIHIRMFDVTKGVPIGNLSGTTSAATPDPKSKRIVEVDIPSDEKEVFDIWLRKLWQEKDDGMDKFFETGSLASKGAPTVEIPLRLRRKREILDAFCFFWPASVAYLWGRLRGLVSRNRWTQLERQFSSPLEKRVDGVPVTHLEKCKFQYQAKRESTNLSQQVTRMSKVSRERSSHNCLLGFKKRSQLFLKNSEHGSTGMEVEETHLSRLVEFFGHDDGDQV
- a CDS encoding Ino eighty subunit 1, whose amino-acid sequence is MPSTFAMDSIPATRVGYLSRKALPIKRNDAEPLTREDVQYDLLEYLFTNSDAVFTDPLSPTGPKMTFGTLYASTVINSSKCSKVLKDKMIEAPAFKLEFAKIALLTNVGRINTTMAFFPEMKTALRTYHPVPSLQKTDGNAQDAPRIKNCLKAANLPSEIRPEDVPASPEDVLDKLRSGQRPSTSVVNMVFLLASHAAPLSSIHFDGNLNFLDLFLSSNRFASADRGRAFLWLLYHYIEDCEGTNPFDDLHSKANPGKIPSLRQLTASEQRRENVDLPEEIQWGLKMSNQRNVFLQKLVAANEGEKKARAIAPHFVTASGSNIPRTPRQLQDNPKDEAAFLFYVPSQDNQPPQRPQQIPIYAAGHRVTRSTNERTMFQHAWHLATSVDPLVDSDDEMIDHHNRVEYS